The following coding sequences lie in one Variovorax terrae genomic window:
- the arfB gene encoding alternative ribosome rescue aminoacyl-tRNA hydrolase ArfB: MSTPSLFPVDERDVEISAIRAQGAGGQNVNKVSSAVHLRFDIAASSLPDDVKARLLALSDSRITRDGVLVLKAQQHRTQEMNRADALARLQELVDSVSLPPRRRRATRPTLGSRLRRLDGKSQRSALKGLRGRVRGEGPA, encoded by the coding sequence ATGTCCACACCGTCCCTGTTTCCGGTGGATGAGCGCGACGTGGAGATCAGCGCGATCCGCGCCCAGGGGGCGGGCGGTCAGAACGTCAACAAGGTCTCGAGCGCGGTGCATCTGCGTTTCGACATCGCCGCCTCGTCGCTGCCGGACGACGTCAAGGCCCGCCTGCTGGCGCTCAGCGACAGCCGCATCACCCGGGACGGCGTGCTGGTGCTCAAGGCCCAGCAGCACCGCACACAGGAGATGAACCGGGCCGATGCACTGGCGCGGCTGCAGGAGCTGGTGGACAGCGTGTCGCTGCCGCCGCGGCGCCGGCGCGCCACCCGCCCGACCCTGGGCTCGCGCCTGCGCCGCCTGGACGGCAAGAGCCAGCGCTCGGCGCTCAAGGGGCTGCGCGGCCGGGTGCGGGGCGAAGGCCCGGCCTGA
- a CDS encoding DsbA family oxidoreductase yields the protein MTTLLKIDFVSDVSCPWCAIGLNSLEQALRRLTPDVTAELHFQPFELNPQMPPGGQDITEHLSEKYGATPEQAERNREAIRLRGEAVGFTFDMAARGRIYNTFDAHRLLHWAELEGWQTELKKLLFKAYFTDGESPESHEVLLRLAGEAGLDTARAQAILASDEYAEATREREQFYLNAGIHSVPAVIINQRHLISGGQPAEVFEQALRQIAAEAAPA from the coding sequence ATGACGACACTCCTGAAGATCGATTTCGTCTCCGATGTCTCCTGCCCCTGGTGCGCCATCGGCCTGAACTCGCTTGAACAGGCGCTGCGCCGGCTGACGCCCGACGTGACGGCCGAGCTGCATTTCCAGCCGTTCGAACTCAACCCCCAGATGCCGCCCGGCGGCCAGGACATCACCGAGCACCTCAGTGAAAAATACGGCGCCACGCCCGAGCAGGCCGAGCGCAACCGCGAAGCCATCCGCCTGCGCGGCGAGGCCGTGGGCTTCACCTTCGACATGGCCGCGCGCGGCCGCATCTACAACACCTTCGACGCGCACCGCCTGCTGCACTGGGCCGAGCTCGAAGGCTGGCAGACCGAGCTCAAGAAGCTGCTGTTCAAGGCCTATTTCACCGACGGCGAAAGCCCCGAGTCGCACGAGGTGCTGCTGCGCCTGGCCGGCGAGGCGGGGCTGGACACGGCGCGCGCCCAGGCCATCCTGGCCAGCGACGAATACGCCGAGGCCACGCGCGAGCGCGAGCAGTTCTACCTGAACGCCGGCATCCATTCCGTGCCGGCCGTCATCATCAACCAGCGCCACCTGATCTCGGGCGGCCAGCCGGCCGAGGTGTTCGAGCAGGCCCTGCGCCAGATCGCCGCCGAGGCCGCGCCGGCCTGA
- a CDS encoding MFS transporter yields MNTPHPGAARRSQRAALFRDTNFRWMTAGGALSMLGDQFTLIALPWLVLRMTGDTLVLGTVLALISLPRAAFILVGGALVDQHSPKQVLMLTKHVNTVLLGVLAALVLTGSLALWMVYALALGIGLATAFSIPAGTALMPSVVAPAQLQAANGVQLGLRQLSMFLGPLLAGLLIALFGDGASATANATGIGLAFAFDAVSFALSAWTLAQVRPHAAAARAAPGAPQPVLAAVAQGLAHFWRDRELRTCFVYWAAVALFIMGPIHIAIPVLANARPQLGAAAFGLMLGAHGAGTLAGMVVSGIAPRLRLGSLGTTILAFDAVIGLLFIPMGQITAVWQGAALMLAIGLLGGFMQVSVFTWIQQRVPPALIGRAMSLFMFIFMGLAPLSAAVTGWLMKAVTLGQLFAASGGTLVALAALALLFSPMRRVTDARMAPQ; encoded by the coding sequence CCGGCGGCGCGCTGTCCATGCTGGGCGACCAGTTCACGCTGATCGCCCTGCCCTGGCTGGTGCTGCGCATGACCGGCGACACGCTGGTGCTGGGCACGGTGCTGGCCCTCATCAGCCTGCCGCGCGCCGCGTTCATCCTGGTCGGCGGCGCCCTGGTGGACCAGCATTCGCCCAAGCAGGTGCTGATGCTCACCAAGCATGTCAACACCGTGCTGCTCGGCGTGCTGGCCGCGCTGGTGCTCACCGGCAGCCTCGCGCTGTGGATGGTCTATGCGCTGGCGCTGGGCATCGGCCTGGCCACGGCCTTCAGCATTCCTGCGGGCACGGCGCTGATGCCCAGCGTGGTGGCCCCCGCGCAGCTGCAGGCGGCCAACGGCGTGCAGCTGGGCCTGCGCCAGCTCTCGATGTTCCTCGGCCCCCTGCTGGCAGGCCTCCTGATCGCGCTGTTCGGCGACGGCGCCTCGGCAACGGCGAATGCCACCGGCATCGGCCTGGCGTTCGCCTTCGACGCGGTCAGCTTCGCGCTGTCGGCCTGGACCCTGGCGCAGGTGCGCCCGCACGCAGCGGCGGCCCGCGCCGCGCCCGGGGCGCCGCAGCCGGTGCTGGCGGCCGTGGCGCAGGGGCTCGCGCACTTCTGGCGCGACCGCGAACTGCGCACCTGCTTTGTCTACTGGGCGGCGGTCGCGCTGTTCATCATGGGGCCGATCCACATCGCGATTCCCGTGCTGGCCAACGCCCGGCCGCAGCTCGGCGCCGCCGCCTTCGGCCTGATGCTCGGCGCCCACGGCGCGGGCACGCTCGCGGGCATGGTGGTCTCGGGCATCGCGCCCCGGCTGCGCCTGGGCAGCCTGGGCACGACCATCCTCGCCTTCGATGCCGTCATCGGCCTGCTGTTCATCCCCATGGGCCAGATCACCGCCGTGTGGCAGGGCGCGGCGCTGATGCTGGCCATCGGCCTGCTGGGCGGCTTCATGCAGGTGTCGGTGTTCACCTGGATCCAGCAGCGCGTGCCGCCGGCGCTGATCGGCCGCGCCATGAGCCTGTTCATGTTCATCTTCATGGGCCTGGCGCCCTTGTCGGCCGCGGTCACCGGCTGGCTGATGAAGGCCGTCACGCTGGGCCAGCTGTTCGCCGCCAGCGGAGGCACGCTGGTGGCGCTGGCGGCCCTGGCCCTGCTGTTCTCGCCGATGCGGCGGGTGACGGATGCGAGAATGGCCCCCCAGTAA
- the aroQ gene encoding type II 3-dehydroquinate dehydratase yields the protein MKTAYVLNGPNLNLLGTREPQVYGSQTLADVEALCAQACARHGFALEFRQSNHEGVLVDWIHEAGRAHAAGTLAGVVLNAGAYTHTSVALHDAIKGTGITLIELHISNVHAREAFRHHSYISPAAKAVMAGFGVPGYALAIAGLAELAPAA from the coding sequence ATGAAAACCGCCTATGTCCTGAACGGACCCAATCTCAACCTGCTGGGCACGCGCGAGCCGCAGGTCTACGGCTCGCAGACCCTGGCCGACGTGGAGGCGCTCTGCGCCCAGGCCTGTGCCCGGCACGGCTTCGCGCTGGAATTCCGCCAGAGCAACCACGAGGGCGTGCTGGTGGACTGGATCCACGAGGCGGGCCGGGCGCACGCCGCCGGCACGCTGGCCGGCGTGGTGCTCAATGCCGGGGCCTACACCCACACCAGCGTGGCGCTGCACGATGCGATCAAGGGCACGGGCATCACGCTGATCGAGCTGCACATCAGCAACGTGCATGCGCGCGAGGCCTTCCGCCACCACAGCTACATCTCGCCGGCGGCCAAGGCGGTGATGGCGGGCTTCGGCGTGCCGGGCTATGCGCTGGCGATCGCCGGCTTGGCCGAGCTGGCTCCGGCCGCCTGA
- a CDS encoding alpha/beta hydrolase — MKSASRLDLPLTFLERPAEGDRPWLLVLMHGVGSNEQDLFGLAPYVPPHFHVLSLRAPHTLGYAAHAWFEFGLRPNGERVINEAQEAASRQLVAQTVEAAAQQLGIPPERVVVGGFSQGGIMSLSLLLTRPRSLHAAMVLHGRLLPQAVQAAAAPEALQGRQLWVSHGLQDNVIPLASAQAIRDYAQRLPIALHYAEFPGAHEIRPEELQQAMAWLEQLPAAG, encoded by the coding sequence ATGAAGTCCGCATCCAGGCTCGATTTGCCGCTCACATTTCTGGAGCGCCCGGCCGAGGGCGACAGGCCCTGGCTGCTGGTGCTGATGCACGGCGTCGGCAGCAACGAGCAGGACCTGTTCGGCCTCGCTCCCTATGTGCCGCCGCATTTTCACGTGCTGAGCCTGCGCGCGCCGCACACCCTGGGCTATGCGGCCCACGCCTGGTTCGAGTTCGGCCTGCGGCCCAACGGCGAGCGCGTCATCAACGAGGCGCAGGAAGCCGCCAGCCGCCAGCTCGTGGCGCAGACGGTGGAGGCCGCCGCGCAGCAGCTCGGCATCCCGCCGGAGCGGGTGGTGGTGGGCGGCTTCAGCCAGGGCGGCATCATGTCGCTGTCGCTGCTGCTCACGCGGCCCAGGAGCCTGCACGCGGCGATGGTGCTGCACGGGCGCCTGCTGCCCCAGGCGGTGCAGGCCGCGGCGGCGCCCGAGGCGCTGCAGGGCCGGCAGCTGTGGGTCAGCCACGGCCTGCAGGACAACGTGATTCCGCTGGCCAGCGCGCAGGCGATCCGCGACTACGCGCAGCGCCTGCCCATCGCGCTGCACTATGCCGAGTTTCCCGGCGCCCACGAGATCCGCCCCGAGGAGCTGCAGCAGGCCATGGCCTGGCTGGAGCAGCTGCCGGCGGCGGGCTGA
- a CDS encoding alpha/beta fold hydrolase — translation MPQLNFVKQGKGSTVVLSHSMGCDLGMWDEVAALLQPRHTVLRYDHRGHGRSEVVPGPCTMEALADDAAALIEQHARGPVTFVGLGMGGMVGQQIAVRYPHLIKSLVLANSASRFGEAASAALLARARGALTLGMAALADEALANWFTPGFLAEPGPAAARVAAARAAFIATDAQAYVASCEALLQADFRRSNPLIACPALVIAGAQDSNISIEMTDTLCRTISGAQLRIIDTGRLSAVERPTDFANLVIEFLNSL, via the coding sequence ATGCCGCAGTTGAACTTCGTCAAGCAGGGAAAAGGCTCGACCGTGGTGCTCAGCCATTCGATGGGCTGCGACCTCGGCATGTGGGACGAAGTGGCCGCGCTGCTGCAGCCGCGCCACACGGTGCTGCGCTACGACCACCGCGGCCACGGCCGCTCGGAGGTGGTGCCCGGGCCCTGCACGATGGAGGCCCTGGCCGACGATGCCGCGGCCCTGATCGAGCAGCACGCGCGCGGACCGGTCACCTTCGTGGGCCTGGGCATGGGGGGCATGGTGGGGCAGCAGATCGCCGTGCGCTACCCGCATCTGATCAAGAGCCTGGTGCTGGCCAATTCCGCCAGCCGCTTTGGCGAGGCCGCGAGCGCGGCCTTGCTGGCGCGCGCGCGTGGCGCGCTGACGCTGGGCATGGCCGCGCTCGCCGACGAGGCGCTGGCGAACTGGTTCACGCCCGGCTTCCTGGCCGAGCCGGGGCCCGCCGCGGCCCGCGTGGCGGCCGCGCGCGCCGCCTTCATCGCCACCGACGCGCAGGCCTATGTGGCGAGCTGCGAGGCCCTCCTGCAGGCCGATTTCCGCCGCAGCAACCCGCTGATCGCCTGTCCGGCCCTGGTGATCGCCGGGGCGCAGGACAGCAATATCTCGATCGAGATGACCGACACGCTGTGCCGCACCATCTCGGGCGCGCAGCTGCGTATCATCGACACGGGCCGCCTCAGCGCCGTGGAGCGGCCCACCGACTTTGCCAACCTCGTGATCGAATTCCTGAACAGCCTATGA
- a CDS encoding alpha/beta fold hydrolase, producing MRALEETPVLPVEIQRLAQSAERLETPCGAGSLVWHAWGEGDGRHPPVVLLHGGSGSWTHWLRNIEPLATAGRRVLAADLPGFGDSAPPAAGRDADALVEPLQAGLQQLLGDAACDLVGFSFGGMVAGLWAERFSARARRLVIVGAPGLGVVPRGTVPLSGWRHLQDPTARDAVHRQNLAALMLHQPASITELALRLHAANVVRDRMPGRRLAHTDVLARALDQVACPVHAIYGREDALYRERLDALAQVLRSKPCVRELTLIDGAGHWVQFEAAAAFNALLLRLLAAPGG from the coding sequence ATGCGAGCCCTTGAAGAGACGCCGGTGCTGCCGGTGGAGATCCAGCGCCTGGCGCAGTCGGCCGAACGCCTCGAAACCCCTTGCGGCGCCGGCAGCCTGGTCTGGCACGCCTGGGGCGAGGGCGATGGGCGTCACCCGCCCGTGGTGCTGCTGCACGGCGGCAGCGGCAGCTGGACGCACTGGCTGCGCAACATCGAGCCGCTGGCCACCGCCGGGCGGCGCGTGCTGGCGGCCGACCTGCCGGGCTTCGGCGATTCGGCGCCGCCCGCCGCGGGGCGCGACGCCGATGCGCTGGTCGAGCCGCTGCAGGCCGGCCTGCAGCAACTGCTGGGCGACGCGGCCTGCGACCTCGTGGGCTTTTCCTTTGGCGGCATGGTGGCCGGCCTGTGGGCCGAGCGTTTTTCGGCCCGCGCGCGGCGCCTCGTGATCGTGGGCGCGCCGGGCCTGGGCGTGGTGCCGCGCGGCACCGTGCCGCTGTCGGGCTGGCGGCACCTGCAGGACCCTACGGCGCGCGATGCGGTGCACCGCCAGAACCTGGCCGCGCTGATGCTGCATCAGCCCGCGTCGATCACCGAGCTGGCGCTGCGGCTGCATGCGGCCAACGTCGTGCGCGACCGCATGCCGGGCCGGCGGCTGGCCCACACCGACGTGCTGGCCCGTGCCCTGGACCAGGTGGCCTGCCCCGTGCACGCGATCTACGGGCGCGAGGACGCGCTGTACCGCGAGCGTCTGGACGCGCTGGCGCAGGTGCTGCGTTCCAAGCCCTGCGTGCGCGAGCTCACGCTGATCGACGGCGCCGGGCACTGGGTGCAGTTCGAGGCCGCGGCGGCGTTCAATGCGCTGCTGCTGCGCCTGCTGGCGGCGCCGGGCGGCTGA
- a CDS encoding MFS transporter, translated as MAHRGRLVPLIVACPLFLQNLDTSVMATALPSIARSLNVQALHLNLAITSYLLSLAIFLPVSGWCAERFGPKRVFCCAIAFFSLGSALCGAATSLPALVLFRILQGLGGAMMVPVGRLILLRSVPPAQMVAAMVWFTVPPAIGRMVGPLFGGAIVTWTSWRWIFLVNVPFGLLGIALALWFIDDRREDTAPEPFDTGGFVLLALGLIGLLGALETAGKALVPGWVSWSVAGAGALAMGLYLLRSRRMASPIIDLRILRHPTYFASIIGGTPLRIAIGASPFLLPLMLQLGFGLSPLDSGLLTVATALGSLATRTVMTQAIRRIGFRTLLLATTTLTSLFYASYSLFRPDTPHVLMFCTLLLGGLVNSMGMVALQTLGFSDIPKPRMSHATTLSSMAQQLSLSFGVVLGASLVSAAACWHGGDAAHLTARDFSPAFAVIGAMTLLSLFFFVRLDKDEGAGLR; from the coding sequence ATGGCACATCGCGGCAGACTCGTTCCCCTCATCGTGGCCTGCCCGCTCTTCCTGCAGAACCTGGACACCTCGGTCATGGCGACGGCGCTGCCCAGCATCGCGCGCTCGCTCAACGTGCAGGCCCTGCACCTGAACCTCGCCATCACTTCCTACCTGCTGAGCCTGGCGATCTTCCTGCCGGTCAGCGGCTGGTGCGCCGAGCGCTTCGGGCCCAAGCGCGTGTTCTGCTGCGCCATCGCCTTCTTCTCGCTCGGCTCGGCGCTGTGCGGCGCGGCCACCTCGCTGCCGGCGCTGGTGCTGTTCCGCATCCTCCAGGGCCTGGGCGGCGCGATGATGGTGCCGGTGGGGCGCCTGATCCTGCTGCGCAGCGTGCCGCCCGCGCAGATGGTGGCGGCGATGGTCTGGTTCACCGTGCCGCCGGCCATCGGGCGCATGGTGGGCCCGCTGTTCGGCGGCGCCATCGTGACCTGGACCTCCTGGCGCTGGATCTTCCTGGTCAACGTGCCGTTCGGCCTGCTGGGCATCGCGCTGGCGCTGTGGTTCATCGACGACCGCCGCGAGGACACCGCACCCGAGCCCTTCGACACCGGCGGCTTCGTGCTGCTGGCGCTGGGGCTGATCGGCCTGCTCGGCGCGCTGGAAACCGCTGGCAAGGCCCTGGTGCCGGGCTGGGTGAGCTGGTCGGTGGCCGGAGCGGGCGCGCTCGCCATGGGCCTGTACCTGCTGCGCAGCCGGCGCATGGCCAGCCCGATCATCGACCTGCGCATCCTGCGCCACCCGACCTACTTCGCCTCGATCATCGGCGGCACGCCGCTGCGCATCGCCATCGGGGCCTCGCCCTTTTTGCTGCCGCTGATGCTGCAGCTGGGCTTCGGCCTGTCGCCGCTGGACTCCGGCCTGCTGACGGTGGCCACCGCGCTCGGCTCGCTGGCCACCCGCACGGTGATGACCCAGGCGATCCGCCGCATCGGCTTTCGCACGCTGCTGCTGGCCACCACCACGCTGACCAGCCTGTTCTACGCGAGCTACAGCCTGTTCCGCCCCGACACGCCGCATGTGCTGATGTTCTGCACGCTGCTGCTGGGCGGCCTGGTCAATTCGATGGGCATGGTGGCGCTGCAGACGCTGGGCTTCTCGGATATCCCCAAGCCGCGCATGAGCCACGCCACCACGCTCTCCAGCATGGCGCAGCAGCTCTCCCTGAGTTTCGGCGTGGTGCTGGGCGCCTCGCTGGTGAGCGCGGCGGCCTGTTGGCATGGCGGCGATGCGGCGCACCTGACGGCGCGCGACTTCTCGCCCGCGTTCGCGGTGATCGGCGCGATGACGCTGCTGTCGCTGTTCTTCTTCGTGCGGCTCGACAAGGACGAAGGCGCCGGACTGCGCTGA
- a CDS encoding DMT family transporter: MQTRHFAQLIALSALWGASFPFIRIASPALGPWGVAGLRCVLAALVLSVLMRVLRNHWPARGAWPLLLMLSLLTVVAPFVLFSWAGLILPAGYSAVLNATVPLFGVLAAALAGEERLTARRLLGCLVGFAGVALLVQLGPVAVSREVLLAALACIAASACYGCGAILMKRATMAHQPLPASAAVHVAAALVLLLPAAASAPAMRPTSGALLAVATLGIVTSGFMYWISMRLMREIPASAATSSAFMIPLFGVTWGSLFLDEPVTSGMLPGCVLVLAATALVTGFNPFRSVPPEP, encoded by the coding sequence ATGCAGACACGCCACTTCGCCCAGCTGATCGCCCTGTCCGCCCTCTGGGGCGCGTCGTTTCCCTTCATCCGCATCGCCAGCCCGGCCCTCGGGCCCTGGGGCGTGGCCGGCCTGCGCTGCGTGCTGGCGGCCCTGGTGCTCAGCGTGCTGATGCGCGTGCTGCGCAACCACTGGCCGGCGCGCGGCGCCTGGCCGCTGCTGTTGATGCTGAGCCTGCTCACCGTGGTGGCGCCGTTCGTGCTGTTCAGCTGGGCCGGCCTGATCCTGCCGGCCGGCTACTCGGCCGTGCTCAACGCCACCGTGCCGCTGTTCGGCGTGCTGGCGGCCGCGCTGGCAGGCGAAGAGCGGCTCACCGCACGCCGCCTGCTGGGCTGCCTGGTCGGCTTCGCCGGCGTGGCGCTGCTGGTGCAGCTGGGCCCGGTGGCGGTGAGCCGCGAAGTGCTGCTGGCCGCGCTGGCCTGCATCGCCGCCTCGGCCTGCTACGGCTGCGGCGCCATCCTGATGAAGCGCGCCACCATGGCGCACCAGCCCCTGCCCGCCTCGGCCGCCGTGCATGTGGCGGCGGCGCTGGTGCTGCTGCTGCCAGCCGCGGCGTCGGCACCCGCGATGCGCCCCACCTCCGGCGCCTTGCTGGCCGTGGCGACGCTGGGCATCGTGACCTCGGGCTTCATGTACTGGATCAGCATGCGGCTGATGCGCGAGATTCCAGCCAGCGCCGCCACCTCCTCGGCCTTCATGATCCCGCTGTTCGGCGTCACCTGGGGCAGCCTGTTTTTGGATGAGCCCGTCACCTCGGGCATGCTGCCTGGCTGCGTGCTGGTGCTGGCGGCCACCGCGCTGGTGACCGGCTTCAATCCGTTCCGCAGCGTGCCGCCCGAGCCCTGA
- a CDS encoding MFS transporter: MAQGAAAASGRQIVPFAALSASYFAHIGFFNPYLPLWLKDLGFPIFTISLLASVQSVTRVFAPYAWGALSDHTGERVKLLRISAAVALAASLGLWWHGGHWWVGLVLLVMFTHTSSMMSLTEAAMAHVVAGDWGRYGRIRLWGSTGFLFTVLLAGGWFEHFGMGHFPAWAGVTLALVLWCTWRLPDAKESPAAAHERGAPIGAVLRQPVVRWFFVSLLFHVMAHFAVYAFLSLYLDSLGYSKAAIGALWAVSVVMEIGWFFVQGRFLHRLPLTGWLLACGAATALRMAATGGLGQWAWAILLGQVLHAITFAAHHTTCIAVVSHYFPGRLRGRGQALFTVIGYGCGGVLGVLAGGALAARHGFQVVFLVAAALALLATACAWRMRRLEQPAAV, encoded by the coding sequence ATGGCCCAGGGGGCTGCGGCGGCCAGCGGCCGCCAGATCGTTCCGTTCGCCGCGCTGTCGGCGAGCTATTTCGCGCACATCGGCTTCTTCAATCCCTACCTGCCGCTGTGGCTCAAGGACCTGGGGTTCCCGATCTTCACCATCAGCCTGCTGGCCTCGGTGCAGTCGGTCACGCGCGTGTTCGCGCCCTATGCCTGGGGCGCCTTGAGCGACCACACGGGCGAGCGCGTGAAGCTGCTGCGCATCAGCGCGGCCGTGGCGCTGGCGGCCTCGCTCGGCCTGTGGTGGCATGGCGGCCACTGGTGGGTGGGGCTGGTGCTGCTGGTGATGTTCACCCACACCAGCTCGATGATGTCGCTGACCGAGGCCGCCATGGCCCACGTGGTGGCGGGCGACTGGGGCCGCTACGGCCGCATCCGGCTCTGGGGCTCGACCGGCTTCCTGTTCACGGTGCTGCTGGCCGGCGGCTGGTTCGAGCATTTCGGCATGGGGCATTTCCCGGCCTGGGCCGGCGTGACGCTGGCGCTGGTGCTGTGGTGCACCTGGCGCCTGCCCGATGCGAAAGAGAGCCCGGCCGCTGCGCATGAGCGCGGCGCGCCGATCGGCGCGGTGCTGCGCCAGCCGGTGGTGCGCTGGTTCTTCGTCTCGCTGCTCTTCCACGTGATGGCGCATTTCGCGGTCTACGCCTTCCTGTCGCTCTACCTCGACTCGCTGGGCTACAGCAAGGCCGCGATCGGCGCGCTGTGGGCGGTCTCGGTGGTCATGGAGATCGGCTGGTTCTTCGTGCAGGGCCGCTTCCTGCACCGCCTGCCGCTGACGGGCTGGCTGCTGGCCTGCGGCGCGGCCACCGCGCTGCGCATGGCCGCCACGGGCGGGCTGGGGCAGTGGGCCTGGGCGATCCTCCTGGGCCAGGTGCTGCACGCCATCACCTTCGCGGCGCACCACACGACCTGCATCGCCGTGGTCTCGCACTACTTCCCGGGGCGGTTGCGCGGCCGCGGGCAGGCGCTGTTCACGGTGATCGGCTACGGCTGCGGCGGCGTGCTGGGGGTACTGGCCGGCGGCGCGCTGGCCGCGCGCCATGGCTTCCAGGTGGTGTTCCTGGTGGCGGCGGCACTGGCCCTGCTGGCCACGGCCTGCGCCTGGCGCATGCGCCGGCTCGAGCAACCGGCCGCCGTCTGA
- a CDS encoding sulfite exporter TauE/SafE family protein, whose protein sequence is MDFVVGMIVLGAAVAGFVQGLSGFAFGLVAMSFWAWVLEPRLAAALVVFGSLTGQLLAVLSVRRGFSLKLLLPFVAGGLVGIPLGVLLLPRLDVTLFKLFLGLVLVIWCPLMLMARELPRVTRGGRLADGVAGAIGGVMGGLGGFTGVAPTLWCTLRGFDKDVQRSVIQNFNLSMLLVTFGVYLATGLITRDTLPLFAVVAPAMLVPTLLGTRLYIGISEAAFRKIVLGLLTASGIALLGSALPALAARWA, encoded by the coding sequence ATGGATTTCGTCGTTGGAATGATCGTCCTGGGTGCGGCCGTGGCCGGCTTCGTCCAGGGCCTGTCGGGTTTTGCCTTCGGCCTGGTGGCCATGTCGTTCTGGGCCTGGGTGCTGGAGCCGCGGCTGGCGGCGGCGCTGGTGGTCTTCGGCTCGCTCACCGGGCAGCTGCTGGCCGTGCTGTCGGTGCGCCGCGGCTTCAGCCTCAAGCTGCTGCTGCCCTTCGTCGCCGGCGGGCTGGTGGGCATCCCGCTGGGCGTGCTGCTGCTGCCTCGGCTCGATGTCACCCTGTTCAAGCTGTTCCTCGGCCTGGTGCTGGTGATCTGGTGCCCGCTGATGCTGATGGCGCGCGAACTGCCGCGCGTCACGCGCGGCGGGCGCCTGGCCGATGGCGTGGCCGGCGCGATCGGCGGCGTGATGGGCGGGCTCGGCGGCTTCACCGGCGTCGCGCCCACGCTGTGGTGCACGCTGCGCGGCTTCGACAAGGACGTGCAGCGCAGCGTGATCCAGAACTTCAACCTCTCGATGCTGCTCGTGACCTTCGGCGTCTACCTGGCCACCGGCCTGATCACACGCGACACGCTGCCCCTGTTCGCCGTCGTGGCCCCGGCCATGCTGGTGCCCACGCTGCTGGGCACGCGGCTGTACATCGGCATCAGCGAGGCAGCCTTCCGCAAGATCGTGCTGGGCCTGCTGACGGCCTCAGGCATCGCGCTGCTGGGTTCGGCGCTGCCCGCGCTGGCGGCGCGTTGGGCCTGA
- the aroC gene encoding chorismate synthase, which produces MSGNTLGTLFAVTNFGESHGPAIGCVIDGCPPGMELAEADIQAELDRRRPGTSRHVTQRNEPDAVEILSGVYEGKTTGTPICLLIRNTDQRSKDYSAIAQTFRPGHADYTYFHKYGIRDPRGGGRSSARLTAPTVAAGAVARKWLAQQYGMQFRGCMAQIGEIEIPFESWEHVPHNPFFAPVADVSALEDYMDALRKAGDSCGAKIRVTASGMPVGLGEPLYDRLDADIAKAMMGLNAVKAVEIGAGFASVTQRGTTHGDSLSPEGFRSNNAGGVLGGISTGQDLEVTIAIKPTSSIISPRETIDIEGRSTEVITKGRHDPCVGIRATPIAEALLALVVMEHALRQRAQCGDVRLPVAPIKASA; this is translated from the coding sequence ATGAGCGGCAACACCCTAGGAACACTTTTCGCGGTCACCAACTTCGGTGAATCGCACGGCCCGGCCATCGGTTGCGTGATCGACGGCTGCCCCCCGGGCATGGAGCTGGCCGAGGCCGATATCCAGGCCGAGCTGGACCGCCGCCGTCCCGGCACCAGCCGCCACGTGACCCAGCGCAACGAGCCCGACGCGGTGGAAATCCTCTCCGGCGTCTACGAGGGCAAGACCACCGGCACGCCGATCTGCCTGCTGATCCGCAACACCGACCAGCGCAGCAAGGACTACAGCGCCATCGCCCAGACCTTCCGGCCCGGCCATGCCGACTACACCTACTTCCACAAATACGGCATCCGCGACCCGCGCGGCGGCGGCCGCTCCTCGGCCCGGCTGACCGCGCCCACGGTGGCCGCGGGCGCGGTCGCCCGGAAATGGCTGGCCCAGCAGTACGGCATGCAGTTTCGCGGCTGCATGGCGCAGATCGGCGAGATCGAGATTCCGTTCGAGTCGTGGGAGCATGTGCCGCACAACCCGTTCTTCGCCCCGGTGGCCGACGTTTCGGCGCTGGAGGACTACATGGACGCGCTGCGCAAGGCCGGCGACTCCTGCGGCGCGAAGATCCGCGTCACCGCCAGCGGCATGCCCGTGGGCCTGGGCGAGCCGCTGTACGACCGGCTCGACGCCGACATCGCCAAGGCCATGATGGGGCTGAACGCCGTCAAGGCGGTGGAGATCGGCGCCGGCTTCGCCAGCGTCACGCAGCGCGGCACCACGCACGGCGACTCGCTCTCGCCCGAGGGCTTTCGCTCCAACAACGCGGGCGGCGTGCTCGGCGGCATCAGCACCGGCCAGGACCTGGAGGTGACGATCGCGATCAAGCCCACCAGCTCCATCATCAGCCCGCGCGAGACCATCGACATCGAAGGCCGCTCCACCGAGGTCATCACCAAGGGCCGGCACGACCCCTGCGTCGGCATCCGCGCCACGCCGATCGCCGAGGCGCTGCTGGCGCTGGTGGTGATGGAGCATGCGCTGCGCCAGCGCGCCCAGTGCGGCGACGTGCGCCTGCCGGTGGCGCCGATCAAAGCCTCGGCCTGA